The Paenibacillus polymyxa M1 DNA segment GCAGGGTGTGGTCCAAGCCGGTTCGTCTTCTGAAGGGAAAGCAAACAGTAGAGCTGGAGCTGGATATGAAGGAGCCGAAGCTGTGGTGGTGTCGTGGGCTGGGGGAGCCGCATCAGTATACGTTTGTAGCCGAATTGAAGGAGCAAGCACAGGAAGCAGTAATTGCGGAAAAATCAGTGAAAACGGGACTTCGTTCGATCCGTCTTATACGTGAGCGGGATACGGCAGGGGAGAGCTTCTATTTTGAGCTGAATGGAATCCCCGTGTTTGTAAAGGGAGCCAACCATATTCCGAATGACAGCTTTGCTGCCGAAGTTACGTTGGAACGATACCGGCATGAAATTGCCAGTGCGGCCGCCTCACATATGAATATGTTGCGGGTGTGGGGTGGCGGTATTTATGAAGAAGACGTATTTTATGACCTTTGTGATGAATACGGCTTGCTCGTGTGGCAAGATTTTATGTTCGCATGCAGCATGTATCCGGGGGATCAGGCTTTTTTGGACAATGTAGCGCAGGAAGCCGAAGATAACATCAAGCGTTTGCGCCATCATCCTTGCATTGCGTTATGGTGCGGCAATAATGAGATTGATTCCGCATGGGCGCATTACGAAGAAAATGCAGGCTGGGGCTGGAAAAAGGCCTACACGCCTGAGCAACGGGAACGCCTATGGGAAGATTATGAAACGCTTTTCCACCGGATTTTACCGGAGGCGGTAAATGCCTGGACTCCGCAGACGGCATATTGGCCCTCCTCACCGCTAATTGATCTGACCGGAGATCGAAACCAGCATGCTCATCCGTCCTCCACAGCGGGAGACATCCATTATTGGGGAGTATGGCATGCGTCTGAGCCGTTTGAAAATTATCACGTACATGTGGGCCGTTTTATGAGTGAGTATGGTTTTCAGTCCTTTCCTGAATACAAGTCTGTTCGCGCTTATGCGGAAGAGAAGGATTTGGAACTGGAATCTGAGGTGATGCTGGCACATCAGAAGAACGGCTCGGGCAATCGCCTGATTCAAGAATACATGGGACGGTACATGCGGCAACCCAAGGATTTTCCATGTTTTCTGCTCATGAGCCAGGTTTTACAGGCAGAGGCGATGAAAATGGCCATTGAGGCCCATCGTCGTCACAAGCCTTATTGCATGGGGACATTATACTGGCAGATGAATGACTGCTGGCCCGTTGCTTCCTGGTCAAGTATGGACTATTTTGGTCGTTGGAAGGCGCTTCAATATACGGCTAAACGCAGCTTTGCCGATGTGCTGTTGAGTGCAGTAGATACGGAACAGGGGAGTAAAGAGCTGCATCTGGTTAACGATACGCTAGAGCCGATAGCGGGTACGCTGCGGCTGACACTTTTGCATATCCGTGGCAGTCAGGCTATTCGTGAAGAGAACATTAAGGTAGAACAGCAAGCAGGCGGCGCAGGGATCGTACATATACTGCCTACTGACAAATGGCTGAATGGCCTGGATCGTACGGAGCATATGCTGGTCGCACGTCTGATACAAAACGGTGAGCAGGTGGCCGCCAGCGAAATTTATTTTGCAGGTACGAAAGAGATGGATTTACCGCAGGCGAAAATTGAAGTGACGGAGATACCGGGAAGTGGAGGCAGTAGGTTCACGCTTTGTTCGGATGTACTTGCCAGACATGTGTGGCTGACCGCAGAGCAGGAGGGGATTTTCAGTGACAACCATCTGGATCTGGCTCCCGGTGTTCCTAAAACCGTGGAATTTCTGGCCTTGCGTAACGGTGCCTCCGCATTTGAGGTAGCTGCGCCAGGTGCATTGACGGTGCAATCATTGATCAATTGGATACAAGGTTAGAGGACAGTTAAAGCTCATCCGCCTTGAAGTAGATGATGGACAATGAAGTTCCTCTTCATCCGGCCGGCTGAGAGCATGTAGAGAAATCCGTGAGTAGGGTTTGAGCAGGGGGAGCTGAATTACAGCATTACCCGGGAAATGCTGCCTAAGATTGAGCCTATTGGAGGGCTCCTTTTGATCAGAAGATCTGCATTCGTATATCGCTTTACCTGTGAAATGAAGTCTGAAATACAGTAAGCATCTGTCTCCCAGGAATATGAGGTCAACCCCGGGAGAATAGATGCTTTTTTATCTTCATTTTATGCAGAGTGGAGCGCTTCCATTGAGCTTGAAGCCATTGTGGTGTACACTGTCCAGAATAGGTGTAAATTGGAACGTCAAGAAGGATGGACGGTTACAAGGAGGGAAAGAAACATATGTATGACCGTTTAAGATCGTTAAATTATCCAGTTAAACTTTATATTTTTATTGCACTGGCCTTATGCTCCGTAATTAGTACATTGTGGATCATTAACGTGCGACTGCCCTCAGGGGGCCGCCCTTATCTTTTTATTTGGTGGAATATGATGCTGGCCTGGATTCCTATGCTGTTGACGCTTTTGCTAGATGTCATTCATTGCTCGTGGAGAAGGGGAACAAGGACATTTTTGCTCTGGGTCATAGGGGCTGGATGGCTTTTCTTTTATCCCAATACGCCTTATTTGATCACAGATTTGCTGCATGTATTTGCCAGGTATCCATTTCTCGGGGAGCAGCGTTTTTGGGGCAATCCGTACTTTTGGAATCATGCATTAGGGATGCTGCTGGTAGCTGTGCTTGGTCTCACCATGGGAGTTGTATCACTTGAATCTGTACGACAGTTGGTGCAACGTGCACGGGGCGGGCTTGTCAGCTGGTTGTTTATGCTGGCGGTACTCCTGCTAAGTAGCCTAGGTATTTATATTGGCCGTTTCTTTCGAGGAAACTCATGGGATATTGTATCTGCACCGTCCCAGTTGTACACACAAGTATTCTCCATATGGGCGGATTCCTTGCAACGCACTCATTTTGTGGAGTTTAGCGGGATGGTCTTCGTTATTTTGCTCGTTAGCTATATATCCATGATGTGTGTGGCCTGGATGGGGAATAGCCGCCGGGACGAATGGCATCGCTGGTGATTACGATGGGGCTGAGTGGCTAAATATCATCATAAGATAAAATGTAAAAGCAAAGGAGGAATAGCTACAATGAATGGACAGAACCGATCTGATATCCGCGCTGGTCTTCAGGTGGATATTGTGCTTAAAAAGGATCAGCCCACGGGTAAGCTAACGCGAGGAACGGTGAAGGATATATTGACCAATTCCCCACGTCATCCGCATGGAATTAAAGTGCGTTTGGTAGACGGACAGGTTGGACGTGTCAAACATATTGTAATGAATGAAGGATAAGAGCTTTGGGCTTAGGAGGAATAATGTATGAATCAGGCAACGGCATGGTCTAAAAATGATCGTTATCCGCTTATTTTACTTGTACTGCTGGTGCTTGCTCTCATTTGGTCCTTGGTTCGTCCGGCGGATTATTTTACATGGGTACTGGAAGTTCTCCCAGCTGTTTTAGGAGCTATACTGCTGGCGGCTCTTTACCGTCGATTTCGGTTTACCAATCTGGTATACACCCTAATCTGGCTACATGCACTCATCCTGATTGTCGGGGGGCACTATACCTATGCCGAAATGCCTCTGTTCAACTGGATTCGGGATACGTTTGGGCTGGAGCGCAATTATTATGATCGACTTGGGCATTTTGCGCAAGGTTTTGTGCCTGCACTCATTGTCAGGGAAGTGCTGCTGCGTAAGACGGCTTTGGGAAGCGGGAGCTGGCTCACTTTTCTAACGGTTAGTGTGTGTCTTGCGATCAGTGCTGTGTACGAACTGATTGAGTTTGCCGTAGCCAAGGCAACCGGTACGGCGGCAGAAGCCTTTTTGGGGACACAGGGAGATGTATGGGATACTCAATGGGATATGCTCCTTGCGTTCATCGGTGCCCTGACAGCGGTGATTTTGTTAAGCGGGGTACATAACAAGCTGCTCAAACAGCTAAAGGTATAGCAGGGTTTCTTGAAAGTCCGATGTTTTTGAAGGCTATATTCGCGTCACAGGGCGGCTGTCGAGATGCAGGGTCGCTGCATCCATGTAGCTGTCCAGCAGCCGCTCAAAAATACGGTCCCACGTCTGCTCCAGACTGTATGCTCTACCGGTTCTGGACAAAAAGTCTCGAAGTGGGACATCCTCGTACAACAGGTGTACAGCTTTGGCAAAGGCAGCGGCATCTCCAGCTGGACACAGTAACCCCGTTTTCCTATGGATTACATTATCTTTGACCCCGCCTTCATTGGCGCCGATCACGGGTGTGCCGGAGGCCATAGCTTCCAAAACGACGTTACCGAAGGTTTCCGTAGTGGAGGGAAAGAGGAATACATCGGCTGCAGCGTACAGTTCAGCTAATTCCGGTCCTTTTACAAAACCAAGCCAGTGAACTGCGTGCTCTGGCATTCCGATATCTGCTGCAGTTTTGAACTTAAACAATGGGCCATCTCCTGCAATGACCAGCACTGAGGCTGCGCGGACGTCGTCGGGTAACTGGAGATAGGAATCCAGTAACGTGTCTATCCCCTTTTCCGGTGCTAGTCTGCCCACATACAAAATCACAAATGCGTCTGCACGAACGCCCCATTTTTCCCATATCGCTTCGCGATTCACTGTGGGCTGGAAGCGGTCAGTATCAATTCCTCTACCCCAGATTTCGAGCTGTCCCATTCCTTTATTGCGTAACAATTCCATGGTTGACCGAGAGGGGACATATACCCTTTCACAATGTCTGTGAAACCAGAGCATGTATTTCCATAACGCAGGTTCAAGCCAGCGAAGCTTGTAATATTCGAGGTATTTATCAAAGTGGGTGTGATAGGAGGCGACAAGTGGAATATGGTGTTTGGCAGCGTAGCTTGTTCCATACAGGCCAAGGTTAAACGGAGTAGCGACATGAATTAGATGCGGGGAAAAGGCTGACAGGCGCTCGTTGATTTGTTTGGCGTTAGGGATCGCTAGTCTACATTCCCGGTACAATAAAAAGGGAATACTTCGAAAACGCTCCACGCCCGGCCCCGAGGACAGATGATGGTCTGCCTCCGGTGCGAAGACAAGAGTAGATACCCCGTGTGTCTCCAAATAGCCAATCCATCGTTCCAGTGTCAGAGCAGCGCCATTGACATCAGGCGTATACGTGTCTGTAAATAATGCGACTCGAAGCATGCCTTCATTCCTCCTCCGCCATTCTCATTTATCCTATGACGTTCCAGGGGAGTCCGCTTGGAGGCTCCGGCTTTTATTGTGTCATGATTTTGTTTACGGGCTTGCCGGGTTTTGTAAAAGTTGCCCTGCGGACGGGTGCTCTTCTCAGATTTTACTAATCCATGGCACGATGAGATCCTTCTGCGATGTTGATGCAGATAGGGAAATTCTGTTGATATGTATCCTAGCAGGAACTATACATTTCATAAATATTCCTGATCTCCAATGGTTTTGGGTAATAATAAAACATGGACTTTGTCTTGAAATTTCATTATAGTAATTCGGTATGAATAAATTTGAAGGGTAAGCAGGAGGGATGGCTTTGGCTTTTGGAGCACGGGTGTTAAAAACGGGAATCGCAGTGACGCTCGCCCTTTTTCTGAGCACGCTTTTGAACACCCATTCGCCTGTGGGGGCAGCGATAGCCGCTATTTTTGCCATGCAACCGTCGATATATAGGTCGTGGCGTTATTTTCTGGATCAACTCCAAACAAGCACATTAGGTGCAGTCATGGCGTTGCTGGGCGGAATGGTATTTTCGAATGAGCCGATTGCGGTCGGACTGGTATGTGTATTGGTACTTATGATATGTCTGAAAATAAACATGGCTGATACGGTTGGATTGACACTCGTGACCGTTGTTTCTGTCATGGAAGCTTCAGGGGACTGGAAATTTGCAGTAACCCGCTTTGCGCTGACTCTGATCGGGATTGTGTCTGCTTTTGTCATCAACATTACTGTTTTTCCTCCCAAACCGAAAAGGCAGTTTATCAATCAGATTCAAAATGTATTTAACAGCATGTCCTTGCTGCTGCGAACCGCCATTTCAGATGAGATTAAGGAGTCTGTCTTTAGAGAGGAAAAGGGAAATTTGCAGGGAGCTATTAAATCACTCTCGGACAAATATCATTTGTTCGAAGAGGAGCAGAAAAAGCTCAAGCGCACCAAGTTTAGTCAGACGAGACAAATGGTCGTATACAAACAAATGCTCGAAAGTTTGCACAAAGGATACGAGGTCTTGGATGCGGTGGAAAGGCACTACTTCCAGTCTTTACGTCCAAAGGGAACAGATGCGTTTTTTGACGATCATCTGGAGCGGCTGATTCGTTTCCACGAGCACGCTCTGCTGAAATTCGAAAATAAACTGAAACCAAATGAGGATGAAAGTGAATTGTTTCAGCAGGCCAACGGCGATTTTATGAAGCATGCCATTACACGTTTTGACCATTGTGAGGAGGGAATGCTGCGGCTTTCCATCGTAGCTGCGACGATGTACGACTATGGTCATCAGCTGGAGCGATTAAGCAGACTGGCCGACCATATTCATCCTGTGGAAGAGAGTCGATAGGCAATTTCGAAAAAAAGAAAAGGCGACCGCATTCATCAATCAGATGGACGGTCGCTTTTTTATGTCATGAATTCAAGGATGTAGGAACAGGCTAATGGAAGATTGCCAGAAAATACAAAAAAAGCCCACTGGTTGCGAACAGGGACTGAACTTGCTACAATAGAGGATGCTATGTTTTACATCGTAAAACCGTATTGCATAAGTTGTTAACACACTTCTTGTTACATTATAGCATGCTTCAAAGGAATAGTCAATTTTCCCGGATCAGGGGGATGCGATGAGTATACCCGGGTCCATAATAGAGCATAGTTTGTACGCAAGGGAGCCCTGCGCGGAGCAGGAGGAAACGGAACAGGAGCGATGTCAGTGACTACTGAGCAGCAATGGAATGAGGAACAACGAAGAGTAGAAGATGTGACCGCAGTCATTAGCGGGCGTATTCGGAAGCTGGAGACAGAGGTTGGTTCTGTGCGCGGCGATGTTGTCGATATGCGTAAAGACTTCTGGGATGAGGTAACGATCAATTTCAGTGAGGCGGATGATGTGGGAGAGACGTCCACCAGTTTGCGTCAGCAGTCTGAGATTTTGTCTGAGCGGGAACGAAGACACAAGCATTCCACTGAGGCGCTAGGGCGTTTGAAAAAGTTGCTGGACTCACCCTATTTTGCACGCATTGATTTTGCTGAGGAAGGGCAGACTGCGGAACGCATTTATCTGGGGATTGCCTCCCTGCTGGATAATCAGGATGAGGAATTTCTGATCTACGACTGGCGTGCGCCTATTTCGAATCTTTATTACGATAACATGCCAGGTCCCGCTTCTTATAAGACCTCAGCAGGAGAGATGGAAGGAGAACTGACGCTCAAACGCCAATTCTCAATCCGTGACGGACAGATTCGCTTTATGTTCGATACAGGCGTCACCATTGGAGACGAACTCCTTCAAGCCGTATTAAGCCGGAGCTCGGATGCTCAAATGAAAAGTATTGTCGCTACCATTCAAAAGGAGCAGAATCGCATCATCCGTGATGACCGAAGCCGCATGCTTATTGTTCAGGGAGCGGCAGGAAGCGGCAAAACCTCTGCAGCGCTTCAGAGAGTAGCGTATTTGCTGTATAAGTATCGGGATCGCTTGCGAGCGGATCAGGTCGTGTTATTTTCGCCAAACCCCATGTTTAACAGTTATGTTTCGACGGTATTGCCTGAATTGGGTGAGGAAAATATGCTTCAGGCCACGTTTCAGGAATATTTGGAACGGCGTTTGGGCCGGGAGTTTCAGTTAGAAGATCCTTTTGAGCAGCTGGAATATGTGCTATCAGCGTCGTCACAGCCTGGGTATGAAGCTAGGATGGAAGGTATCCGTTTTAAGTCATCCAAGACGTTCTTACATGTGATTACAGGCTACAAGGCGCATCTGGAACAGGAGGGAATGCGTTT contains these protein-coding regions:
- a CDS encoding beta-mannosidase, with product MINVIGLDGWRFREAHSDEWLSAKVPGCVHTDLLRHGKILDPFIGMNEMEVQWIDKQDWIYEAYFEIDANQLQCRCVELVLEGLDTYADVRVNGQTVISANNMFRVWRQDVKAFVQQGKNRLEIHFRSPITEDVPKLERLGYGLPAPNDQSEIGGLSDKKVSVFARKAPYHYGWDWGPRLVTSGIWREVRIEAWSGLVVRDLFIRQDKVSTERAELTAMVEIESANEIRDAELCISADGRVWSKPVRLLKGKQTVELELDMKEPKLWWCRGLGEPHQYTFVAELKEQAQEAVIAEKSVKTGLRSIRLIRERDTAGESFYFELNGIPVFVKGANHIPNDSFAAEVTLERYRHEIASAAASHMNMLRVWGGGIYEEDVFYDLCDEYGLLVWQDFMFACSMYPGDQAFLDNVAQEAEDNIKRLRHHPCIALWCGNNEIDSAWAHYEENAGWGWKKAYTPEQRERLWEDYETLFHRILPEAVNAWTPQTAYWPSSPLIDLTGDRNQHAHPSSTAGDIHYWGVWHASEPFENYHVHVGRFMSEYGFQSFPEYKSVRAYAEEKDLELESEVMLAHQKNGSGNRLIQEYMGRYMRQPKDFPCFLLMSQVLQAEAMKMAIEAHRRHKPYCMGTLYWQMNDCWPVASWSSMDYFGRWKALQYTAKRSFADVLLSAVDTEQGSKELHLVNDTLEPIAGTLRLTLLHIRGSQAIREENIKVEQQAGGAGIVHILPTDKWLNGLDRTEHMLVARLIQNGEQVAASEIYFAGTKEMDLPQAKIEVTEIPGSGGSRFTLCSDVLARHVWLTAEQEGIFSDNHLDLAPGVPKTVEFLALRNGASAFEVAAPGALTVQSLINWIQG
- a CDS encoding DUF1361 domain-containing protein; protein product: MYDRLRSLNYPVKLYIFIALALCSVISTLWIINVRLPSGGRPYLFIWWNMMLAWIPMLLTLLLDVIHCSWRRGTRTFLLWVIGAGWLFFYPNTPYLITDLLHVFARYPFLGEQRFWGNPYFWNHALGMLLVAVLGLTMGVVSLESVRQLVQRARGGLVSWLFMLAVLLLSSLGIYIGRFFRGNSWDIVSAPSQLYTQVFSIWADSLQRTHFVEFSGMVFVILLVSYISMMCVAWMGNSRRDEWHRW
- a CDS encoding YwbE family protein, translated to MNGQNRSDIRAGLQVDIVLKKDQPTGKLTRGTVKDILTNSPRHPHGIKVRLVDGQVGRVKHIVMNEG
- a CDS encoding DUF2238 domain-containing protein, with amino-acid sequence MNQATAWSKNDRYPLILLVLLVLALIWSLVRPADYFTWVLEVLPAVLGAILLAALYRRFRFTNLVYTLIWLHALILIVGGHYTYAEMPLFNWIRDTFGLERNYYDRLGHFAQGFVPALIVREVLLRKTALGSGSWLTFLTVSVCLAISAVYELIEFAVAKATGTAAEAFLGTQGDVWDTQWDMLLAFIGALTAVILLSGVHNKLLKQLKV
- a CDS encoding glycosyltransferase family 4 protein codes for the protein MLRVALFTDTYTPDVNGAALTLERWIGYLETHGVSTLVFAPEADHHLSSGPGVERFRSIPFLLYRECRLAIPNAKQINERLSAFSPHLIHVATPFNLGLYGTSYAAKHHIPLVASYHTHFDKYLEYYKLRWLEPALWKYMLWFHRHCERVYVPSRSTMELLRNKGMGQLEIWGRGIDTDRFQPTVNREAIWEKWGVRADAFVILYVGRLAPEKGIDTLLDSYLQLPDDVRAASVLVIAGDGPLFKFKTAADIGMPEHAVHWLGFVKGPELAELYAAADVFLFPSTTETFGNVVLEAMASGTPVIGANEGGVKDNVIHRKTGLLCPAGDAAAFAKAVHLLYEDVPLRDFLSRTGRAYSLEQTWDRIFERLLDSYMDAATLHLDSRPVTRI
- a CDS encoding FUSC family protein; this encodes MALAFGARVLKTGIAVTLALFLSTLLNTHSPVGAAIAAIFAMQPSIYRSWRYFLDQLQTSTLGAVMALLGGMVFSNEPIAVGLVCVLVLMICLKINMADTVGLTLVTVVSVMEASGDWKFAVTRFALTLIGIVSAFVINITVFPPKPKRQFINQIQNVFNSMSLLLRTAISDEIKESVFREEKGNLQGAIKSLSDKYHLFEEEQKKLKRTKFSQTRQMVVYKQMLESLHKGYEVLDAVERHYFQSLRPKGTDAFFDDHLERLIRFHEHALLKFENKLKPNEDESELFQQANGDFMKHAITRFDHCEEGMLRLSIVAATMYDYGHQLERLSRLADHIHPVEESR